In a single window of the Fusarium falciforme chromosome 3, complete sequence genome:
- a CDS encoding Zn(2)-C6 fungal-type domain-containing protein yields MVFPGRFSTGCLRCRQRKVKVRKPLPCVESAVQRLIISLIKCDEAKPTCRRCYNYGKPCLGYTDQFHFRHSSTQKPRLEKASPTASSPQASEGTGGSVSPNFRRRAKDVAAGTNDQLPRAIIRQPTQSHDNVFLSYFVRRFVSPDEGDGFPGHFTFLPDLYDHYKHGLLETATLSVAQMAAYNQFGGEELRTHSFRNYGRAIRSLQESIQTDSQAIDDKVIATILLLCTFKDISGEGLGDPKEHAPGLFYLLEKRGPCQIGTRRGAELFLLAHLRLQIYSFLHEDDTYTDPGAIATVMGLFDPLLRALSMMSRTLSLRHRLSKLMEYAAQKNEEDDHWPHTESRTEPEDEELLLQECFEMLDQFHVWDQQAPSYWHSTFEGRAAPTVLGEMGSRMTYCDSETACIIILIRSALLILLLTMLAYHSQLQLVQETEDGSHRDLWAECIPVLESDVRRAIDDMLTSVPFALGDVDSTGRPTTMLYDGAAAIVIVHSIRLVSHCAYATTAQLQKASEILTRMNSTIGIRSAVGFGGGGYSDSRWAQEQEILRPLASSLMLQCRTLDETETGLVHLA; encoded by the exons ATGGTCTTCCCAGGCCGCTTCAGCACGGGCTGTTTGCGCTGTCGCCAGCGCAAGGTGAAGGTGAGGAAACCTCTGCCATGCGTAGAATCTGCTGTGCAAAGACTGATAATATCTCTCATCAAGTGCGACGAAGCCAAACCCACGTGTCGGAGATGCTACAACTACGGCAAGCCATGCCTCGGATACACTGATCAGTTTCACTTTCGACATTCCTCTACACAGAAGCCCAGGCTCGAGAAAGCTTCACCGACCGCGTCGAGCCCTCAGGCTTCTGAGGGGACTGGGGGAAGCGTCTCACCCAATTTTCGCAGGCGAGCCAAGGATGTCGCTGCAGGGACTAACGACCAACTTCCCCGGGCCATCATTCGACAGCCGACGCAATCGCACGATAACGTATTTCTGTCCTACTTCGTCCGTCGTTTTGTATCGCCCGATGAAGGCGATGGGTTCCCCGGCCACTTTACCTTTCTCCCCGACCTCTACGATCACTACAAGCATGGCCTGCTCGAAACAGCCACCCTCAGTGTCGCCCAAATGGCGGCATATAATCAGTTTGGGGGGGAGGAACTTCGGACACACTCGTTTAGGAATTATGGCCGCGCCATTCGAAGCTTGCAAGAGAGCATCCAGACTGATAGTCAGGCCATTGATGACAAAGTGATTGCGACCATTCTGCTACTCTGCACCTTCAAG GACATCAGCGGAGAAGGCTTGGGTGATCCAAAGGAACATGCCCCAGGACTTTTTTATCTACTAGAGAAGCGAGGGCCATGCCAGATTGGCACGAGGAGGGGAGCTGAGCTTTTTCTTCTGGCTCATCTACGGCTG CAAATCTACTCCTTCCTACACGAAGACGATACGTACACCGACCCCGGTGCCATAGCTACAGTCATGGGGCTCTTTGATCCCCTCCTTCGGGCATTATCCATGATGTCAAGGACCCTGTCACTCCGACATCGCCTGTCAAAACTCATGGAGTATGCTGCACAGAagaacgaggaggatgatcaTTGGCCACACACCGAAAGCAGGACTGAGCCCGAAGACGAGGAACTCTTATTGCAAGAGTGTTTTGAAATGCTCGATCAATTTCACGTCTGGGATCAGCAGGCTCCGTCGTATTGGCACAGCACCTTTGAAGGCCGAGCCGCGCCAACCGTGCTCGGCGAAATGGGCTCAAGGATGACGTACTGCGACTCTGAGACAGCTTGTATCATCATCCTGATTCGCTCGGCGCTCCTCATATTACTATTGACAATGTTGGCATATCACAGCCAACTGCAGTTGGTTCAAGAGACAGAGGACGGCTCTCACCGTGACCTCTGGGCCGAGTGTATCCCAGTCCTAGAGTCAGACGTGAGGAGAGCTATTGATGACATGTTAACAAGTGTTCCGTTTGCATTGGGCGATGTAGACTCAACTGGACGGCCTACCACCATGCTTTATgatggagcagcagcaattgTCATCGTCCACTCCATCAGACTAGTGTCGCATTGCGCTTATGCAACAACAGCTCAGCTCCAGAAGGCGAGCGAGATTCTGACCAGAATGAACTCGACTATAGGGATAAGGTCTGCAGTCGGATTTGGTGGGGGGGGTTACAGTGACTCTAGGTGggcccaagaacaagaaatcCTTCGCCCGCTGGCGTCTTCATTGATGTTGCAATGTCGAACATTGGATGAGACTGAGACTGGTCTTGTACATCTGGCTTAA
- a CDS encoding Abhydrolase-3 domain-containing protein, producing the protein MAANSPLKALFAYIYVLLYSPWLLSHFGLDVALCLLPWARPSRQWSLNQAARMRVVRLLLLYWSLTKAGDRLTLRPGREKNRFEVVAPRSPKLYRGVLSDIAIQPTQLGLTWTPARPPPPELVRSNMMVVLHFHGGAFVIGNGRDEDTGYLARYLIEQTGCTHVCTPQYRLSSSNGGRFPAPLQDALTAYLCLIKTKGIPASQIILSGDSAGANIALGLLRYIHEYGQQDEIPFPRAVTLWSPWVDVSAALEQDMTRSPNYKTDYLSKEFGRWGALTISESGMFDPSGPYLSPLRHPFKPDVSIPTFVNAGGNEVLYHDIRDFCERYQKHGWMIHLDISEHCPHDILLLGPRIGFGAEAEKAAEHAKDFLNEAAGINLCSYSRDSLS; encoded by the coding sequence ATGGCTGCCAATTCTCCTTTGAAAGCCTTGTTCGCCTACATCTATGTCCTCCTGTACTCACCATGGCTACTCTCTCACTTTGGGCTTGACGTTGCCCTCTGCCTGCTTCCATGGGCGCGACCCTCCCGGCAGTGGTCATTGAACCAGGCTGCGCGCATGCGCGTAGTCAGACTATTGCTGCTGTACTGGTCGCTTACAAAGGCAGGAGACAGGCTTACTCTTCGTCCGGGGCGAGAGAAGAACCGTTTCGAAGTTGTCGCGCCGAGGTCTCCCAAGCTATACAGAGGAGTATTGTCAGACATTGCCATTCAGCCTACTCAGCTGGGCTTGACTTGGACACCAGCccggccgccgcctcctgAGCTGGTACGATCGAATATGATGGTGGTTCTTCACTTTCACGGAGGCGCCTTCGTTATCGGTAACGGTCGCGATGAAGATACCGGGTATCTTGCTCGATATTTGATAGAGCAAACGGGCTGCACTCATGTATGCACGCCGCAATACCGTCTGTCTAGTAGCAACGGCGGGCGCTTTCCCGCTCCGCTACAAGATGCTCTCACGGCATACCTCTGTCTGATCAAGACCAAAGGCATCCCGGCCAGCCAAATCATTCTGTCCGGTGATTCGGCGGGAGCCAACATTGCACTTGGACTGTTGCGATACATCCACGAGTATGGTCAACAGGACGAGATCCCATTCCCACGAGCGGTCACTCTTTGGTCGCCCTGGGTTGATGTGAGCGCGGCGCTCGAGCAAGACATGACAAGGTCACCCAACTACAAAACAGACTATCTCAGCAAAGAGTTTGGGCGATGGGGCGCCTTGACAATCTCGGAATCTGGCATGTTTGACCCGTCGGGCCCATATCTATCACCGCTACGTCACCCCTTCAAACCAGACGTAAGCATCCCGACGTTTGTCAATGCAGGAGGCAACGAAGTCCTCTATCACGACATCCGGGACTTCTGCGAGCGCTACCAGAAGCATGGTTGGATGATTCACCTGGACATCTCTGAACACTGTCCCCACGACATTCTTTTGTTGGGACCTCGGATCGGGTTTGGGGCCGAGGCAGAGAAGGCAGCAGAGCACGCAAAGGATTTCCTTAATGAGGCTGCAGGCATCAATCTTTGCAGCTACAGCCGAGACTCGTTGTCGTAG
- a CDS encoding CRAL-TRIO domain-containing protein: MSTQSEPGTLGNLTVDEERKLQEAWDKSPESFSRLFWGMILADHPDATVLRFLRARNWDVLKAVNMLVSAVNWRGERRVDEAIVAGGESVGLKKAPTVDEEAFIMQYRSGKSYVRGTDKDGHPIYIIRVRLHDPHKQSPGAMETYVLHNIETLRMMARDAHDKVCLIFDLSGFGLRNMDFHVVKFLIEILEARYPETLASVLVHNAPFVFWGIWSVIKHWLDPVISSKVHFTSGTKGLIKFIPKDNLQASYGGQDAWEYKYIDPVPTENERMQSEEKKVKVQQERDELIDQLNRLTADWASLEPEFVLGKEKNEERNQLVKVLQLNYWKLDPYVRATTYYHRVGVVTRVGDVDFKAAR, translated from the exons ATGTCCACTCAATCGGAGCCTGGTACTCTTGGCAACCTGACGGTTGACGAAGAACGCAAGCTGCAGGAGGCATGG gacaagtcgCCAGAGAGCTTCAGCCGCCTCTTCTGGGGGATGATACTCGCCGATCATCCTGATGCAACTGTCCTCCGATTCCTCCGGGCCCGAAACTGGGATGTGTTGAAGGCAGTCAATATGCTCGTCTCTGCAGTCAACTGGCGAGGTGAAAGGCGTGTTGACGAGGCCATTGTTGCAGGGGGCGAGAGCGTCGGGTTGAAGAAAGCGCCAACTGTGGATGAAGAAGCATTCATCATGCAGTACCGCTCTGGAAAGAGCTATGTTAGAGGCACCGACAAAGACGGACACCCAATCTACATCATCAGAGTTCGCCTTCACGATCCACATAAGCAATCTCCCGGGGCCATGGAGACTTATGTCTTGCACAACATTGAGACCCTCAGAATGATGGCACGAGATGCGCACGACAAAGTCTGTCTGATCTTTGATCTGAGCGGATTCGGACTGCGAAACATGGATTTCCATGTCGTCAAGTTCCTCATTGAGATCCTGGAGGCCAGATACCCTGAAACTCTTGCCTCAGTGCTTGTCCACAACGCTCCGTTCGTCTTCTGGG GCATATGGAGTGTCATCAAACATTGGCTGGACCCTGTCATCTCGTCCAAGGTTCATTTCACCAGCGGCACAAAAGGCTTGATAAAGTTCATTCCCAAGGACAACCTACAGGCGTCCTATGGGGGTCAAGACGCCTGGGAATACAAGTACATTGACCCAGTACCAACCGAAAATGAGAGAATGCAAtcggaagagaagaaggtcaAAGTCCAGCAGGAAAGGGACGAGCTGATCGATCAGCTCAATCGATTGACAGCGGACTGGGCGTCTCTGGAACCAGAGTTTGTtctgggaaaagaaaagaatgaGGAGAGAAACCAGCTGGTGAAGGTGCTTCAGCTGAACTATTGGAAGCTGGATCCATATGTCAGGGCGACAACTTACTATCATCGAGTTGGGGTAGTAACCAGAGTGGGAGATGTCGACTTCAAGGCGGCCAGATAG
- a CDS encoding Amidohydro-3 domain-containing protein produces the protein MAPTTPLCRLLLAAASWLSLVFASSTKCKGCAADTVMLNGSIYTLDEFSSKHNAMAVKNGFITFLGSDEGVRPLIGPDTLIFNLEGRMAMPGLVDAHMHVISGGADLLKCSMNYQPLGLKEVLDHIQECLDSDTDKTDDDWLDVIALDYYTLSDATGGVTKRDLDKLKTKRPILVQSADRHTFWVNSMALRASSITAATKNPPGGVVERLPGSKEPSGILQDNASGLLAGPAPPTPEDNIKSGKAALKLLREQGVTAFQDAAAGPETGKAFAAIKKGGDLSARGFFDYRIDAPNSTKEIEALVQDVLNVTSTWNDPTELSPDPTLKWHAVKLFVDGVILYPANTGALLEPYFMPSDNGTVWKPDPKARPEPYWSREILSAVLAPLICNRIDAQLHVDGDLAVRVALDALEDVRIKFPHLDDYRIGLAHNELTDPSDWPRFAELKADPIMSFQWSQASSVWLPNGLKSMGPIDPLDEWLAIKAGVTRSGDPSNSNSPASQGAPYNGTGIPGLSLTREQAIRAITTESSRFVRADRYIGSLEVGKVADVIILQSNYFEVPDDEIARQKSLMTMVGGEVVYIAEGVDFGNGAVAKFPNNDTISQTMKKRSLGGIQGSSLSEEGRESMRRLAVRNACDHGTGHRH, from the exons ATGGCGCCAACCACGCCACTCTGTCGTCTGCTTCTCGCAGCTGCGTCCTGGCTTTCTCTGGTCTTTGCTTCCTCTACCAAGTGCAAAGGATGTGCTGCAGATACAGTCATGCTCAATGGGTCCATTTACACCCTTGACGAGTTTTCATCCAAGCACAATGCTATGGCTGTGAAGAATGGTTTCATTACTTTCCTCGGCAGCGACGAGGGCGTCCGGCCTTTGATCGGCCCGGATACCCTAATCTTCAATCTTGAAGGTCGTATGGCAATGCCGGGCTTGGTCGACGCTCACATGCATGTCATCTCAGGTGGTGCAGACCTCCTCAAGTGCAGCATGAACTACCAACCACTGGGTCTCAAGGAGGTGCTCGACCATATCCAAGAATGTCTGGACTCGGACACTGACAAAACTGATGACGACTGGCTCGATGTCATCGCTCTTGACTATTACACCTTGTCCGATGCCACTGGGGGCGTGACGAAGCGGGATCtggacaagctcaagacgAAGCGACCTATCCTAGTCCAATCAGCAGACCGACACACCTTCTGGGTCAACTCAATGGCTCTCCGCGCCTCTTCCATCACAGCCGCCACCAAAAACCCTCCCGGCGGGGTGGTTGAGCGTCTTCCTGGTAGCAAAGAACCTTCCGGAATTCTACAAGATAATGCGAGTGGTTTACTAGCCGGCCCTGCTCCGCCGACACCCGAAGATAACATCAAGTCTGGAAAGGCTGCTCTGAAGCTGCTTCGTGAGCAAGGCGTTACGGCTTTCCAGGATGCTGCCGCAGGCCCAGAAACCGGCAAGGCTTTTGCTGCGATCAAGAAAGGAGGAGACCTTAGTGCGCGAGGATTCTTCGACTATAGGATTGACGCACCCAACTCCACGAAAGAGATCGAGGCCTTGGTGCAAGACGTCCTCAATGTCACTTCGACGTGGAACGACCCTACGGAGTTGAGTCCAGACCCAACTCTCAAGTGGCATGCAGTGAAGCTCTTTGTTGATGGAGTCATCCTATACCCAGCAAACACCGGGGCACTTCTTGAGCCGTACTTCATGCCAAGTGACAACGGCACCGTCTGGAAGCCTGACCCAAAGGCTAGGCCTGAGCCGTACTGGAGTAGAGAAATTTTGAGCGCAGTCCTCGCACCTCTCATTTGCAACCGCATAGACGCTCAGCTTCACGTCGATGGAGACTTGGCAGTTCGTGTCGCCCTTGATGCTCTGGAGGATGTCCGCATCAAGTTTCCTCATCTGGACGACTATCGAATTGGGCTGGCTCATAACGAGCTGACCGACCCAAGCGACTGGCCCCGTTTCgctgagctcaaggccgatCCCATCATGAGCTTCCAGTGGTCGCAGGCTAGCTCAGTTTGGCTTCCTAATGGTTTAAAGAGCATGGGACCA ATTGACCCTCTTGATGAGTGGCTTGCGATCAAGGCCGGCGTCACCCGTTCTGGTGATCCGAGCAACTCCAATTCCCCAGCTTCGCAGGGTGCGCCGTACAACGGCACAGGTATCCCTGGGCTTTCACTCACCCGAGAGCAAGCTATTCGGGCCATCACGACAGAGAGCTCGAGGTTTGTCAGGGCAGACCGCTACATCGGCTCGTTGGAGGTTGGGAAGGTCGCAGATGTGATCATCCTACAGTCCAACTACTTTGAAGTACCTGATGACGAGATTGCTCGCCAGAAGAGTTTGATGACCATGGTTGGTGGCGAGGTTGTGTACATCGCAGAGGGCGTCGATTTTGGAAACGGTGCCGTGGCTAAGTTCCCGAACAACGACACCATCAGCCAGActatgaagaagagaagcttgGGAGGCATCCAAGGCAGCTCTTTGTCTGAAGAGGGGCGGGAGTCAATGCGTAGGTTGGCTGTTCGCAATGCCTGCGATCATGGAACCGGTCACAGGCACTGA